From a region of the Archocentrus centrarchus isolate MPI-CPG fArcCen1 chromosome 18, fArcCen1, whole genome shotgun sequence genome:
- the LOC115797052 gene encoding uncharacterized protein LOC115797052 — MAPKPLLLKFGDLLIDIDSSPISPSSYVHDLGVVLDSMLSFKNHIKSVTKTAFYHLMNICRLQPVLTDSIAETLIRAFFTTLLDYCNWVFFGISDKALDRLQYVQNSAASLLTRTKVWQHNTPTFIKLHWLPVKSRIVYKILLFTYNSLSALAPQYLSDFLHPYKQPWTIWSSAMGLLFVPRANLHTFGDRAFNAVLTIEPNCSSFFIGEFVTIMCGMNEGADTDWEYKLNKDGREFVPYNTHKDYRIKISSTGYSGEYQCSGRRKSSRYTKRSNTVSVTVSAGKPRATLTAGTTIIPVGGSVILTCSVGRSDEWKYEWFRRTQRTTEVQIRRDDQQNRVFRVSQGGIYRCRGGRGDPVFNTYQSDEVSIKITFSNKVAVKQQQHNWTQIFSGETITLTCEVEEGGEPTEWEYEWRGPWRTTQWRNNYLTFRVSESTSGDYMCKSRRRDDSYSSTEWSEAFTLSASTDKPRATLTAGTTIIPVGGSVTLTCSAGRSDEWKYEWFRRTEITSEVQIRRDDQPNRVIRVSQGGIYSCRGRRGYPVYYTDISAEVIIEITFSNKVAVKQQQHNWTQIFSGETITLTCEVQEGGEPTEWEYGWRGPRKTTQWTHNNSWIFNISESSSGDYTCKSRRRDDSYSSTKWSEAFTVSASSKSWGGLESFSFLVPLIIGLVCGILLILLRLLCHFKLAKGSSSISGTQSTNQSSATNHMINQDEAQHNQHTSPLQGDACLFKSIKDHNDTENGDSRLCGQSTASYNQAKASGDKEKSDPAAADETIYSDIKLRTALDNSLSCTQVIYNQAKTKTDKGKLAPAAADETALDDVLYAQVFYNKTECKNDKD, encoded by the exons ATGGCACCCAAACCCCTACTTCTGAAATTTGGAGACCTACTCATTGACATAGATAGTTCCCCCATCTCACCTTCATCATATGTTCATGACTTGGGTGTTGTCTTAGACTCCATGCTTTCATTCAAGAATCATATCAAATCAGTCACTAAAACAGCCTTTTACCACCTTATGAACATCTGTAGACTCCAGCCTGTACTTACAGATTCTATAGCAGAGACCCTTATCCGTGCCTTTTTCACCACACTGCTGGACTACTGCAATTGGGTGTTTTTCGGGATCTCCGACAAAGCCCTGGACAGGCTCCAGTATGTCCAGAATTCAGCTGCCAGCCTACTAACCCGCACTAAGGTCTGGCAACACAACACCCCCACCTTTATTAAGCTACACTGGCTCCCAGTAAAGTCTCGGATTGTGTACAAGATCCTTCTCTTCACTTACAACTCCCTCAGTGCTTTGGCCCCTCAGTATTTGTCCGACTTCTTGCACCCATACAAACAGCCTTGGACAATATGGTCCTCAGCCATGGGTCTGCTTTTTGTTCCTCGTGCCAACCTCCACACCTTTGGGGACAGAGCTTTCA ATGCTGTGTTAACTATTGAACCCAACTGTTCCAGTTTTTTTATTGGAGAGTTTGTTACCATCATGTGTGGCATGAATGAAGGAGCAGACACTGACTGGGAATACAAACTCAACAAGGATGGTCGAGAATTTGTCccctacaacacacacaaagactacAGAATAAAGATTTCATCTACAGGTTACAGTGGTGAATATCAGTGTTCTGGTCGCAGGAAGAGCTCACGTTATACAAAGCGCAGTAACACTGTCTCTGTAACTGTATCAG CAGGTAAACCCAGggccacactgacagcaggaacaacaatcataccagtagggggcagtgtgatactgacctgctctgtggggAGATCTGATGAGTGGAAATATGAGTGGTTCAGACGCACCCAAAGAACCACTGAAGTTCAAATCAGAAGAGATGATCAACAAAACAGAGTTTTCAGAGTATCTCAAGGAGGAATCTACagatgcagaggaggaagaggagacccagttTTCAACACGTATCAAAGTGATGAAGTCAGCATTAAGATAACCT tttccaataaagttgctgtaaaacaacaacaacacaactggACTCAGATATTCAGCGGTGAGACGATCACTCTGACATGTGAGGTGGAGGAAGGAGGTGAACCCACTGAGTGGGAGTATGAATGGAGAGGACCCTGGCGAACTACACAGTggagaaataattatttgacatTCAGAGTTTCTGAGTCCACCAGTGGAGACTACATGTGTAAGAGTCGACGCAGAGATGACTCATATTCTTCAACAGAGTGGAGTGAAGCCTTCACACTGTCAGCATCAA CAGATAAACCCAGggccacactgacagcaggaacaacaatcataccagtagggggcagtgtgacaCTGACCTGCTCAGCAGGGAGATCTGATGAGTGGAAATATGAGTGGTTCAGACGCACAGAAATAACCTCTGAGGTTCAAATCAGAAGAGATGATCAACCAAACAGAGTTATCAGAGTATCTCAAGGAGGAATCTACagctgcagaggaagaagaggatacCCAGTTTACTACACTGACATAAGTGCTGAAGTCATCATTGAGATAACCT tttccaataaagttgctgtaaaacaacaacaacacaactggACTCAGATATTCAGCGGTGAGACGATCACTCTGACATGTGAGGTGCAGGAAGGAGGTGAACCCACTGAGTGGGAGTATGGATGGAGAGGACCCAGAAAAACCACACAGTGGACACACAATAATTCCTGGATTTTCAATATTTCTGAGTCCAGCAGTGGAGACTACACGTGTAAGAGTCGACGCAGAGATGACTCATATTCTTCAACAAAGTGGAGTGAAGCCTTCACAGTGTCAGCATCAAGTAAGTCAT GGGGCGGGTTGGAAAGCTTTTCATTTCTTGTCCCCTTAATCATTGGACTTGTTTGTGGTATTTTACTGATTCTTCTTCGGCTGTTGTGTCACTTCAAACTGGCAAAGG gatcAAGTTCTATCAG CgggactcagagcacaaatcaGAGCTCTGCTACAAACCACATGATCAACCAGGATGAAGCTCAACACAACCAACACACTTCTCCTCTCCAAG GTGATGCTTGTCTCTTTAAATCAATCAAAGACCACAATGACACAGAAAATG GTGACAGCAGGTTGTGTGGACAATCAACAGCCTCCTACAATCAAGCTAAAGCCAGTGGAGACAAAG aaaaatcggatcctgcagcagctgatgaaacaATTTATTCTGACATCAAACTGCGAACAGCTCTTG ATAACAGCCTGTCGTGTACTCAGGTCATTTACAATCAAGCTAAAACCAAGACAGACAAAG GAAAATTGgctcctgcagcagctgatgaaacaGCTCTTG ATGATGTGCTGTATG